One window of Microbacterium sp. 1S1 genomic DNA carries:
- a CDS encoding bifunctional 4-hydroxy-2-oxoglutarate aldolase/2-dehydro-3-deoxy-phosphogluconate aldolase: MRPTPSDTLTRTGVLAVLRAPDASLYEPVVRTLAESGIRCIELTLTTPGTIAALPRLIAAAGEAEIGVGTVREEHEARAAIDAGARFLVSPGIMPGVAEAAAAGEVPVYPGAMTPTEVDAAWRLGAAAVKIFPAATVGPDYIGQLRGPFPDVRTLPSGGIALDEIPAWIAAGCIAVSLGGPLLGDAFAGGSLVALRDRAEQALAAVARGRGA, from the coding sequence ATGCGCCCCACCCCGTCCGACACCCTCACCCGCACCGGCGTGCTGGCCGTGCTCCGCGCGCCCGACGCGAGCCTGTACGAGCCCGTCGTGCGGACCCTCGCCGAGAGCGGCATCCGCTGCATCGAGCTGACCCTGACGACCCCGGGCACGATCGCCGCCCTGCCCCGGCTCATCGCGGCGGCGGGCGAGGCGGAGATCGGGGTGGGGACGGTCCGGGAGGAGCACGAGGCGCGCGCCGCGATCGACGCCGGCGCCCGCTTCCTCGTCTCGCCGGGGATCATGCCCGGGGTGGCGGAGGCGGCCGCCGCCGGGGAGGTGCCGGTCTACCCGGGCGCGATGACGCCGACCGAGGTGGACGCCGCGTGGCGGCTCGGCGCGGCGGCGGTGAAGATCTTCCCCGCCGCGACCGTGGGCCCCGACTACATCGGGCAGCTGCGCGGACCCTTCCCGGACGTGCGCACGCTGCCCTCAGGCGGCATCGCACTGGACGAGATCCCCGCGTGGATCGCCGCCGGCTGCATCGCGGTGAGCCTGGGCGGCCCGCTCCTGGGGGATGCGTTCGCCGGTGGCAGTCTCGTCGCCCTCCGCGATCGCGCTGAGCAGGCGCTCGCGGCCGTCGCCCGCGGACGCGGCGCGTGA
- a CDS encoding amino acid ABC transporter ATP-binding protein — protein MITVTDLRLSFGATEVLHGITCDVAEGEVVCIIGASGSGKSTLLRCMNGLETPSHGSIEVNGHLLTAKERRADLAAVRRDVGMVFQQFNLFPHLTARENVTLAPRKVLGIGASEAAARADALLAKVGLSAKADAHPGNLSGGQAQRVAIARALAMQPRVMLFDEPTSALDPEIVGEVLSVMKGLAQEGMTMVVVTHEIGFAREVADRVIYMDDGRIVESGTPQQLLSHAQTERARAFLGKVL, from the coding sequence ATGATCACTGTCACCGACCTGCGGCTCAGCTTCGGCGCCACCGAGGTGCTGCACGGGATCACGTGCGACGTCGCCGAAGGCGAGGTCGTCTGCATCATCGGAGCGTCCGGCTCCGGCAAGAGCACCCTGCTGCGCTGCATGAACGGGCTGGAGACGCCCAGCCACGGCAGCATCGAGGTGAACGGGCACCTGCTCACCGCGAAGGAGCGCCGGGCCGACCTCGCCGCCGTCCGCCGCGATGTCGGCATGGTGTTCCAGCAGTTCAACCTCTTCCCCCACCTCACGGCGCGGGAGAACGTCACGCTCGCCCCGCGCAAGGTGCTCGGCATCGGGGCGTCGGAGGCCGCCGCGCGGGCCGACGCCCTGCTGGCGAAGGTCGGGCTGTCCGCCAAGGCCGACGCCCACCCGGGCAACCTGTCCGGCGGGCAGGCCCAGCGCGTCGCGATCGCCCGCGCCCTCGCGATGCAGCCGCGCGTGATGCTCTTCGACGAGCCGACCTCGGCGCTGGACCCCGAGATCGTCGGCGAGGTCCTCTCCGTGATGAAGGGGCTCGCGCAGGAGGGCATGACGATGGTCGTCGTCACGCACGAGATCGGCTTCGCCCGCGAGGTCGCCGACCGTGTCATCTACATGGACGACGGGCGCATCGTCGAGAGCGGCACCCCGCAGCAGCTGCTGTCCCACGCGCAGACCGAGCGGGCGCGGGCGTTCCTCGGGAAGGTGCTCTGA
- a CDS encoding sugar kinase, whose translation MRSPVAVSSPSAIALSRRSRPSPADAARDPPAAPCRHGRRGDGRGHERPARPPRLLAGAHAELRGRGEQRRDRAGAPGGRASWVSLLGDDPLGDLIARELRAEGVAVHAPLRSGRPTGIMHKHRRTTGMTTVSFWRAGSAASRLTPADVPDALLATADVVHLTGILAGLGPDSLACAQDTARRARAVGARVSFDVNHRTALWRGRDAGAAYRDLAAAADVLFAGEEEAAILVGAGTPGELAERLRALGPREVVIKRGAAGAFADDGCDRLDLPAVAVDAVDTVGAGDAFVAGYLSLRPEEAPLAERLRRAVAAGAFACLSSGDWEGAPTAAELARLGEEEGVLR comes from the coding sequence ATGCGTTCGCCGGTGGCAGTCTCGTCGCCCTCCGCGATCGCGCTGAGCAGGCGCTCGCGGCCGTCGCCCGCGGACGCGGCGCGTGACCCTCCCGCCGCTCCATGTCGTCACGGTCGGCGAGGCGATGGGCGTGGTCACGAACGACCGGCCCGGCCCCCTCGACTCCTCGCGGGCGCACACGCTGAGCTTCGGGGGCGCGGAGAGCAACGTCGCGATCGGGCTGGCGCGCCTGGGGGGCGCGCGAGCTGGGTCAGCCTGCTGGGCGACGATCCGCTCGGCGATCTCATCGCGCGGGAGCTGCGGGCGGAGGGGGTGGCGGTCCACGCTCCCCTTCGCAGCGGTCGGCCGACGGGGATCATGCACAAGCACCGACGGACTACGGGGATGACCACGGTCAGCTTCTGGCGCGCGGGGAGCGCCGCCTCCCGGCTGACGCCGGCGGACGTCCCCGACGCGCTCCTGGCCACCGCGGACGTCGTCCATCTCACCGGGATCCTCGCCGGGCTCGGCCCCGACTCCCTCGCCTGCGCGCAGGACACGGCGCGCCGGGCCCGGGCGGTCGGGGCCCGCGTGTCGTTCGACGTCAACCATCGCACCGCGCTCTGGCGCGGCCGGGACGCGGGCGCCGCCTACCGTGACCTCGCCGCGGCCGCCGACGTGCTGTTCGCGGGCGAGGAGGAAGCCGCCATCCTGGTCGGCGCGGGGACGCCGGGCGAGCTGGCGGAGAGGCTGCGCGCCCTCGGCCCGCGGGAGGTCGTCATCAAGCGCGGCGCGGCCGGGGCCTTCGCGGACGACGGCTGCGACCGCCTCGACCTGCCGGCCGTGGCCGTCGACGCCGTGGACACGGTGGGCGCCGGGGACGCCTTCGTGGCGGGGTACCTGAGCCTGCGGCCGGAGGAAGCGCCTCTGGCGGAGCGGTTACGGCGCGCGGTGGCGGCGGGAGCCTTCGCTTGTCTGTCGTCCGGCGACTGGGAGGGCGCGCCGACGGCGGCGGAGCTCGCACGGCTCGGCGAAGAGGAGGGGGTGCTCCGATGA
- a CDS encoding mandelate racemase/muconate lactonizing enzyme family protein — protein MRITRIDTCGLRGATPEGGWSHELQPDDIVHTLVAVHTDEGIVGVGSAFTSEALVRGAVDLLSPHLIGENPQEVERLTETLHQTAFWMGRGGSLTHATSAIDIALWDIAGQAASQPVGRLLGGRHRDRVRPYASVLMDEAGPMTENLGALVAAGFSAFKIGWWKFGRVDAATDEATVAAARAAVGDRLLAVDAGGSEAFFPGDRAWAKRTARMLADYDVAWFEEALAPDDIDGFAELRATSPVRISGGEVLTRRQSFQPYLDRHAFDIVQPDTTKGGGLSESRRIGWAAQDRGIRLIPHGWNTGIGLAADLQLASALSATDLVEYKTGSAYVDDLIHGGWTLDAEGFLDIPATPGLGVTLDEDTLGRYGTRPGFATATP, from the coding sequence ATGCGCATCACCCGAATCGACACGTGCGGACTGCGAGGTGCGACGCCCGAGGGCGGATGGTCGCACGAGCTGCAGCCCGACGACATCGTGCACACCCTCGTGGCGGTCCACACCGACGAGGGCATCGTCGGCGTCGGCAGCGCCTTCACCTCGGAGGCCCTGGTGCGCGGCGCCGTCGACCTGCTCTCCCCGCACCTCATCGGCGAGAACCCGCAGGAGGTCGAGCGCCTGACCGAGACGCTGCACCAGACCGCCTTCTGGATGGGACGCGGCGGATCCCTCACCCACGCGACGAGCGCGATCGACATCGCCCTGTGGGACATCGCCGGCCAGGCGGCCTCCCAGCCCGTCGGACGACTCCTCGGCGGGCGCCACCGCGACCGCGTCCGTCCGTACGCGTCGGTGCTCATGGACGAGGCCGGCCCGATGACCGAGAACCTCGGGGCGCTGGTCGCGGCCGGCTTCTCGGCCTTCAAGATCGGCTGGTGGAAGTTCGGCCGCGTGGACGCGGCGACCGACGAGGCCACCGTCGCCGCCGCGCGGGCCGCGGTCGGCGATCGGCTGCTCGCCGTCGACGCCGGCGGATCCGAGGCCTTCTTCCCGGGCGACAGGGCCTGGGCGAAGCGGACCGCCCGGATGCTCGCCGACTACGACGTCGCCTGGTTCGAAGAGGCCCTCGCCCCGGACGACATCGACGGCTTCGCGGAGCTCCGCGCGACGTCCCCCGTCCGCATCTCGGGCGGAGAGGTGCTCACCCGCCGCCAGAGCTTCCAGCCCTACCTCGACCGGCACGCCTTCGACATCGTGCAGCCCGACACGACGAAGGGCGGAGGACTGAGCGAGTCCCGCCGGATCGGGTGGGCGGCGCAGGACCGCGGCATCCGGCTCATCCCGCACGGCTGGAACACCGGCATCGGGCTCGCCGCCGACCTGCAGCTGGCCTCCGCCCTCTCGGCCACCGACCTCGTCGAGTACAAGACGGGCTCGGCGTACGTCGACGACCTCATCCACGGCGGCTGGACGCTGGACGCCGAGGGCTTCCTCGACATCCCCGCGACGCCCGGGCTCGGAGTGACCCTCGACGAGGACACCCTCGGCCGCTACGGCACCCGCCCCGGGTTCGCCACCGCGACGCCCTGA
- a CDS encoding amino acid ABC transporter permease, which yields MQLFFGDLIPHAPELLAGLGISILITLAAVLIGSPLGVGVYLLRASRLPVLRAIGAAYVEVIRNTPLLLQLYLIYFALPSVGVNFDPITAGILALSVNNSAYLAEIYRAGFEAIPRGQIEAADALGLSRRTTFFHVRLVPALRNVLPSLTNQVILLFLASSIASIVAVPELMHVMMGITTSTFRTIETFVVGGLLYFLVAFLIAGASRLLETRGIRWKVA from the coding sequence ATGCAACTGTTCTTCGGGGACCTCATCCCCCATGCGCCCGAGCTGCTCGCCGGCCTCGGCATCAGCATCCTCATCACCCTCGCGGCCGTGCTCATCGGGTCGCCGCTGGGCGTCGGCGTGTACCTGCTGCGCGCCTCCCGTCTCCCCGTGCTCCGCGCGATCGGCGCCGCGTACGTCGAGGTGATCCGGAACACGCCGCTGCTGCTGCAGCTGTACCTGATCTACTTCGCCCTGCCGTCCGTCGGCGTCAACTTCGACCCGATCACCGCGGGCATCCTCGCCCTCAGCGTCAACAACTCCGCGTACCTCGCGGAGATCTACCGCGCCGGCTTCGAGGCGATCCCGCGGGGGCAGATCGAGGCGGCGGACGCCCTGGGCCTCTCGCGACGCACGACGTTCTTCCACGTGCGTCTCGTGCCCGCCCTGCGCAACGTCCTGCCGTCGCTGACGAACCAGGTGATCCTGCTGTTCCTCGCGTCCTCCATCGCCTCCATCGTCGCGGTGCCCGAGCTCATGCACGTGATGATGGGCATCACGACGAGCACCTTCCGCACGATCGAGACGTTCGTCGTCGGCGGCCTGCTCTATTTCCTCGTCGCGTTCCTCATCGCGGGGGCGTCCCGTCTCCTGGAGACGCGCGGGATCCGCTGGAAGGTGGCCTGA
- a CDS encoding amino acid ABC transporter permease, with amino-acid sequence MFTSFDLPDLLLILQGAFVTLQICLLAVLLGGVVGVLSGILAASPFAPLRWISAIWVGAIRGVPVLLIIFFVYFALPLMSPGSNVPDYWAAVIALTIFASAYISEIVRGSIQALPRGQFEAAQALGLSWPQQLRFVVMPQAARIMVPPGIGFLVVLIKDSSLVAVIGLIELTRAGNIVASQTGQPILAYLVVGAVYFVICFALSVAGRRYERRLTIHARPPRVEDALTLSRGDSK; translated from the coding sequence ATGTTCACGTCGTTCGATCTGCCCGATCTCCTCCTCATCCTGCAGGGCGCGTTCGTGACGCTGCAGATCTGCCTCCTGGCGGTGCTCCTCGGCGGGGTGGTCGGCGTCCTCTCCGGCATCCTCGCGGCCAGCCCGTTCGCCCCGCTGCGCTGGATCAGCGCGATCTGGGTGGGGGCGATCCGCGGGGTCCCCGTGCTGCTCATCATCTTCTTCGTCTACTTCGCCCTGCCCCTGATGTCGCCGGGCAGCAACGTGCCGGACTACTGGGCGGCCGTGATCGCCCTCACGATCTTCGCCTCGGCGTACATCAGTGAGATCGTCCGCGGCAGCATCCAGGCCCTCCCGCGCGGACAGTTCGAGGCGGCGCAGGCGCTGGGGCTCTCCTGGCCGCAGCAGCTCCGCTTCGTGGTGATGCCGCAGGCGGCGCGCATCATGGTGCCGCCGGGCATCGGCTTCCTCGTCGTGCTCATCAAGGACAGCTCGCTGGTGGCCGTCATCGGCCTGATCGAGCTCACCCGGGCGGGCAACATCGTCGCCTCGCAGACAGGCCAGCCGATCCTCGCCTACCTCGTGGTGGGGGCGGTCTACTTCGTCATCTGCTTCGCCCTCTCCGTCGCCGGCCGCCGCTACGAACGCCGACTCACCATCCATGCGCGCCCGCCCCGGGTGGAGGACGCGCTCACCCTTTCCCGAGGAGACTCGAAATGA
- a CDS encoding N-acyl-D-amino-acid deacylase family protein yields the protein MVDLLIRGATVIDGTGAEPFPADVGIVGDRIAVVAPEAGIAAAAELDAGGLLLTPGLIDPHSHSDWSVLGNRDALSTVHQGVTTEVVGNCGVTYAPIADGDEETARRALAAFGYDGEVRWRSFADLLAVVHDGGTAQNLAWFVGHTGLRRAAARTEGDLVRTMERHLHEALDAGALGFSSGLEYGAGRNASTPELEALARVAGRHDAMYASHIRNRDMALAEAVAEFFRVVHAGELRAQLSHLNVRHDTGAHEGAWEEAVARLESERRSGVDVLADMTPYPDGIGLAAGLLPDWLLSAGEEAAAAALRDPAVRARVRADADRYWRFVHRGQWERVRLAVSPATPDWEGLILPEIAAANGTDEWDAYFDIMAASGGDLGAVQFMGALFHPDHVAEAVRHERFLLGVDGFTSRRDGVLGARTPHPLFFHGSQHFLSHHALRAGTLTLEEAVHKMTGAVARHFRLRDRGVVAEGAFADLVLWDPELLRATDTFVLPETYATAARHVWVNGTPVVSSGARTVHRPGIRLERADVL from the coding sequence GTGGTCGACCTCCTCATCCGCGGGGCGACCGTCATCGACGGCACCGGGGCGGAGCCGTTCCCGGCCGACGTCGGGATCGTCGGCGATCGCATCGCGGTCGTCGCGCCTGAGGCCGGCATCGCCGCCGCCGCGGAGCTCGACGCGGGCGGCCTGCTCCTCACCCCGGGGCTCATCGACCCGCACAGCCACAGCGACTGGTCGGTCCTCGGAAACCGCGATGCACTGAGCACGGTGCACCAGGGGGTGACGACCGAGGTCGTGGGCAACTGCGGCGTCACGTACGCGCCGATCGCCGACGGCGACGAGGAGACCGCCCGCCGGGCACTCGCGGCCTTCGGTTACGACGGTGAGGTGCGCTGGCGGTCGTTCGCCGACCTCCTCGCCGTCGTGCACGACGGCGGCACGGCGCAGAACCTCGCCTGGTTCGTCGGGCACACGGGTCTGCGTCGCGCCGCCGCGCGGACGGAGGGCGACCTGGTGCGCACCATGGAGCGGCACCTCCACGAGGCGCTCGACGCCGGCGCGCTGGGTTTCAGCTCCGGCCTGGAGTACGGCGCGGGGCGCAACGCCTCGACGCCGGAGCTGGAGGCGCTGGCCCGCGTGGCGGGACGCCACGACGCCATGTACGCCAGCCACATCCGCAACCGGGATATGGCGCTCGCGGAGGCCGTGGCGGAGTTCTTCCGCGTCGTCCACGCCGGGGAGCTGCGCGCGCAGCTGTCGCATCTGAACGTGCGGCACGACACCGGCGCCCACGAGGGGGCGTGGGAGGAGGCGGTGGCCCGGCTGGAGAGCGAGCGCCGGTCCGGGGTCGACGTCCTCGCGGACATGACCCCCTATCCCGACGGCATCGGGCTCGCCGCGGGACTGCTGCCCGACTGGCTGCTCTCGGCCGGGGAGGAGGCCGCGGCCGCCGCCCTCCGCGATCCGGCGGTGCGTGCGCGGGTGCGTGCGGACGCCGACCGGTACTGGCGCTTCGTGCACCGGGGCCAGTGGGAGCGCGTCCGGCTGGCGGTGAGCCCGGCCACCCCCGACTGGGAGGGGCTGATCCTCCCGGAGATCGCGGCGGCGAACGGGACGGACGAATGGGACGCCTACTTCGACATCATGGCGGCGTCGGGTGGCGACCTCGGAGCCGTGCAGTTCATGGGAGCGCTGTTCCATCCCGACCACGTCGCCGAGGCGGTGCGCCATGAGCGCTTCCTCCTCGGCGTGGACGGCTTCACGTCCCGCCGGGACGGCGTCCTCGGTGCCCGGACCCCGCACCCCCTGTTCTTCCACGGCTCCCAGCACTTCCTGAGCCATCACGCACTGCGCGCGGGCACCCTCACGCTGGAGGAGGCCGTGCACAAGATGACCGGCGCGGTCGCGCGGCACTTCCGCCTCCGCGACCGGGGCGTCGTCGCCGAGGGGGCCTTCGCCGACCTGGTCCTGTGGGACCCCGAACTGCTGCGGGCGACGGACACCTTCGTCCTGCCCGAGACCTACGCCACCGCCGCCCGCCACGTCTGGGTGAACGGCACCCCGGTGGTCTCGTCGG
- a CDS encoding transporter substrate-binding domain-containing protein — MKLTRILTGLAVAATTALALTACTSSGSAGAGGQESTLTKVLEKKTLVVGVFADAPPYGVMKSSGEYEGFDIDAAQALAASLGAEIEYVSTTNANRIPLLETGKVDIVIAALTNLDERAQKVAMSRPYAAEGQVVLVPTGSDISSYDDLDGRSVAATRGSVPATILEKRFPEADASLFEAVADSIQALRSGKVDALMESNSVVQGILADSGDEFVVVDAPQLSPSVVSMGLKQGDQLWLNYVDNFIRNYNISDAANDSYNEWLGTDVPELIK, encoded by the coding sequence ATGAAGTTGACGCGCATCCTCACCGGCCTCGCCGTGGCCGCGACGACCGCCCTCGCCCTCACCGCGTGCACCTCGAGCGGCAGCGCGGGAGCAGGCGGCCAGGAGAGCACCCTCACGAAAGTCCTCGAGAAGAAGACGCTCGTCGTCGGCGTGTTCGCGGACGCCCCGCCCTACGGAGTCATGAAGAGCTCGGGGGAGTACGAGGGCTTCGACATCGACGCCGCGCAGGCGCTCGCCGCCTCCCTGGGGGCGGAGATCGAGTACGTGTCCACCACGAACGCGAACCGCATCCCGCTGCTGGAGACCGGCAAGGTCGACATCGTCATCGCCGCCCTCACCAATCTCGACGAGCGTGCGCAGAAGGTGGCCATGTCCCGTCCCTACGCGGCGGAGGGCCAGGTCGTCCTGGTCCCGACGGGGAGCGACATCTCCTCGTACGACGACCTCGACGGCCGCAGCGTCGCCGCCACCCGCGGCAGCGTGCCCGCCACCATCCTCGAGAAGCGCTTCCCGGAGGCCGATGCGAGCCTGTTCGAGGCGGTCGCCGACTCCATCCAGGCCCTGCGCAGTGGCAAGGTCGACGCCCTGATGGAGAGCAACTCCGTCGTCCAGGGGATCCTCGCCGACTCCGGCGACGAGTTCGTCGTCGTCGACGCGCCGCAGCTGAGCCCGTCCGTGGTCTCGATGGGGCTGAAGCAGGGCGACCAGCTATGGCTGAACTACGTCGACAACTTCATCCGGAACTACAACATCAGCGACGCCGCGAACGACTCGTACAACGAGTGGCTCGGCACCGACGTCCCCGAGCTCATCAAGTAG